In Herbinix luporum, a single window of DNA contains:
- a CDS encoding sialate O-acetylesterase produces MENGKKKKIWLSPLISNGMVLQRDSKVKIWGRGVPRKELKLNFLDVEYKTVTNEDGSWSIELKDLKAGGPYTINISHEGEERIVEDVLVGDIWVLAGQSNMQIPVSRTLDLFEDEIKGANNPNIRQYTVPMVYNFKEPMDELCDGNWVPVTPDTVYDFSAIGYFFAKKIYDKYKIPIGLLFTAIGGTPAEAWMSEETLMGFDRFKEILDKCKDDAYVEDIINSETQANNNWHQELNKNDEGLNHKPDTWYMEEYDDTDWRKINLPASFRGTELEPIRGSIWLRKEIEIPKHLAGKEGKLFLGTLIDADETYINGVQVGNTGYLYPPRRYNIPKGLLKAGKNVITVRLIMTENIGGFVTDMPYFIKIENEQIPIAGTWKYKIGAITKAQNPTTFFQYKPTGVYNGMIYPLRNYSIRGILWYQGESNTGYPYDYKDLLEAVIMDWRKLWNLGDIPFYYVQLANYCPWRMEPEVSGWAQVREAQRQILELPNTGMAVTIDVGMYNDLHPWDKKSVGERLALWALNHVFGEDNVPSGPIYKSLSVEDNKIRLYFNYTGSGLTVKGNKLETFEISGTDGKFYPAEAEIEGDCVMVYSKKVSNPKWIRYAWADNPENANLYNNEGLPASPFIAQIDE; encoded by the coding sequence GTAATGGAATGGTGCTACAAAGAGATTCCAAGGTAAAGATATGGGGTAGAGGAGTTCCAAGGAAAGAACTTAAATTAAATTTTTTAGATGTAGAATATAAAACTGTAACTAATGAGGATGGAAGCTGGAGTATCGAATTAAAAGATTTAAAAGCCGGCGGACCTTATACAATTAATATCAGCCATGAAGGAGAAGAAAGAATTGTAGAAGATGTCCTGGTGGGTGATATTTGGGTACTGGCAGGCCAATCAAATATGCAGATACCGGTTAGCCGAACCCTTGATTTATTTGAAGATGAAATAAAAGGGGCTAACAATCCAAACATCAGACAGTATACCGTACCTATGGTATATAATTTTAAAGAGCCTATGGATGAGCTATGTGATGGTAATTGGGTACCTGTTACACCTGATACCGTATATGATTTTAGTGCAATCGGTTATTTCTTTGCTAAGAAGATTTATGATAAATATAAGATACCTATTGGCTTATTATTTACAGCAATAGGAGGAACACCGGCAGAGGCTTGGATGAGTGAAGAGACCTTAATGGGCTTTGATAGATTCAAGGAAATTTTAGATAAGTGCAAAGATGATGCTTATGTAGAAGATATAATTAATAGTGAAACCCAAGCCAATAATAATTGGCACCAAGAGCTTAATAAAAATGATGAAGGACTCAACCATAAACCGGACACCTGGTATATGGAGGAATATGATGATACCGATTGGAGAAAGATAAATTTACCGGCTAGTTTTCGTGGCACAGAATTAGAGCCTATCCGGGGCTCCATATGGCTTAGGAAGGAGATAGAGATACCTAAGCATTTGGCAGGCAAGGAAGGAAAACTGTTTTTAGGAACACTTATAGATGCAGATGAGACCTATATCAACGGTGTTCAAGTAGGTAATACCGGATATTTATATCCTCCCAGAAGATACAATATACCCAAGGGATTATTAAAGGCCGGAAAGAATGTAATAACTGTTCGCCTTATTATGACAGAAAATATCGGTGGCTTTGTTACCGACATGCCCTATTTTATTAAGATAGAAAATGAGCAAATACCTATAGCAGGAACATGGAAGTATAAAATAGGTGCAATTACTAAGGCTCAAAACCCCACTACATTCTTCCAGTATAAACCTACAGGAGTATATAATGGTATGATTTACCCCTTACGTAATTATAGTATTAGGGGAATACTGTGGTATCAAGGAGAATCCAATACCGGATATCCCTATGATTATAAGGATTTACTAGAGGCTGTTATTATGGATTGGCGCAAGTTATGGAATCTGGGAGATATACCATTTTATTATGTACAACTGGCCAATTATTGTCCTTGGAGAATGGAACCGGAGGTAAGCGGATGGGCCCAGGTAAGGGAGGCACAAAGACAAATCCTTGAACTTCCCAACACAGGCATGGCAGTAACTATTGACGTGGGTATGTATAATGACCTACATCCATGGGATAAAAAGAGTGTCGGTGAAAGACTGGCTCTTTGGGCACTTAACCATGTATTTGGTGAAGACAATGTACCTAGCGGTCCTATATATAAATCCTTGTCGGTAGAAGATAATAAAATTAGGCTTTACTTTAACTATACCGGAAGCGGTTTGACCGTAAAGGGTAATAAGTTAGAGACTTTTGAAATAAGCGGTACAGACGGTAAGTTCTATCCTGCCGAAGCTGAAATAGAAGGGGATTGTGTTATGGTATATAGCAAAAAGGTATCTAATCCTAAATGGATTCGTTATGCTTGGGCAGATAATCCGGAGAATGCTAATCTATATAATAATGAAGGACTTCCTGCCTCTCCTTTTATAGCCCAAATAGATGAATAA
- the aspS gene encoding aspartate--tRNA ligase, protein MAESMKGLRRSHRCTEVSNRNIGETVTVMGWVQKSRNKGGIIFVDLRDRSGILQIIFEESDVGSEGFAKAEHLRSEYVIAVRGRVEARSGAVNKNLLTGDIEIRANDIRILSEAETPPFPIEEDSKTKEELRLKYRYLDLRRPDLQRNLILRSRVANITRSFLTEEGFLEIETPTLTKSTPEGARDYLVPSRVHPGQFYALPQSPQLFKQLLMCAGYDRYFQIVKCYRDEDLRADRQPEFTQIDMELSFVDVDDVIEVNERLLKKMFKEAIGIDVELPIQRMTYKEAMDRFGSDKPDIRFGMELKDVSHIVKGCGFGVFTGAIENGGSVRGINAQGQATMPRKKIDAMVNFVKDYGAKGLAYLAINEDGSYKSSFAKFMTEDELASLVKAMEAKPGDLLFFAADKDDIVYAALGNLRLELAKNMDLINKDEYKFLWVTEFPLLEYSEEEQRYVAKHHPFTMPMEEDLHLLDTDPGKVRAKAYDIVLNGHEIGGGSVRIYQSDIQEKMFEVLGFTKEEAYERFGFLLNAFKFGVPPHAGLAYGLDRLIMLMAKEDNIRDVIAFPKVKDASCLMTEAPSIVDNKQLIELGIDVKNNTDI, encoded by the coding sequence ATGGCAGAATCAATGAAAGGTTTACGCAGAAGTCACCGCTGTACTGAAGTATCCAATCGTAATATCGGAGAAACAGTGACAGTAATGGGATGGGTACAAAAAAGCAGAAATAAGGGTGGTATAATTTTTGTTGACCTAAGAGATCGTTCCGGAATTCTGCAGATTATTTTTGAAGAAAGTGATGTAGGAAGCGAAGGCTTTGCCAAGGCTGAGCATTTAAGAAGTGAATATGTTATTGCAGTAAGGGGTAGGGTTGAGGCCAGATCCGGAGCTGTTAATAAAAACTTATTAACAGGAGATATAGAAATCAGGGCTAATGATATAAGAATCTTGTCAGAAGCCGAGACTCCTCCTTTTCCCATAGAAGAGGATAGTAAGACCAAGGAAGAGTTAAGGCTTAAGTATAGATACCTAGATCTTCGTAGGCCTGATTTACAAAGAAATCTGATTCTTCGAAGCCGGGTGGCTAACATTACACGGAGTTTCTTAACTGAAGAAGGATTTTTAGAGATAGAAACTCCTACACTGACAAAAAGTACACCGGAGGGAGCAAGGGACTATCTGGTTCCAAGCAGAGTACACCCAGGACAATTCTATGCCCTGCCCCAATCACCTCAATTATTTAAACAGCTTTTAATGTGTGCCGGATATGACAGGTATTTTCAGATTGTCAAATGTTATCGTGACGAAGATTTAAGGGCAGACAGGCAGCCTGAATTCACCCAGATTGATATGGAATTATCCTTTGTGGATGTGGATGATGTTATAGAAGTTAATGAACGACTCCTTAAGAAAATGTTTAAAGAAGCCATAGGTATAGATGTAGAGCTTCCTATACAAAGAATGACCTATAAAGAAGCAATGGACAGATTTGGATCGGATAAGCCGGATATCCGTTTTGGCATGGAGCTTAAGGATGTGTCCCATATAGTAAAAGGCTGTGGCTTTGGAGTATTTACCGGTGCTATCGAAAATGGCGGATCTGTCAGAGGTATAAATGCCCAGGGACAAGCTACAATGCCAAGAAAAAAGATAGATGCCATGGTTAATTTTGTTAAGGATTACGGTGCTAAAGGCTTGGCCTATCTTGCAATTAATGAAGACGGCAGCTATAAATCCTCCTTTGCAAAATTTATGACCGAGGATGAACTTGCCTCTTTAGTAAAGGCTATGGAAGCAAAACCGGGTGATCTATTATTCTTTGCTGCCGATAAAGATGACATAGTATATGCTGCTCTAGGTAATCTAAGACTGGAGCTGGCAAAAAATATGGATCTAATAAATAAGGATGAATATAAATTTCTATGGGTTACGGAGTTTCCTTTGTTGGAGTACTCAGAAGAAGAACAAAGATACGTTGCTAAGCATCATCCCTTTACCATGCCTATGGAAGAGGATCTTCACCTACTTGATACAGACCCTGGCAAAGTTAGGGCTAAGGCCTATGATATTGTATTAAACGGCCACGAAATCGGAGGAGGATCCGTAAGAATATATCAAAGCGACATTCAAGAAAAGATGTTTGAAGTACTTGGATTTACCAAGGAAGAAGCTTATGAACGTTTTGGCTTCCTTTTAAATGCATTTAAATTTGGTGTACCTCCCCATGCCGGTTTAGCATATGGTCTTGACCGTCTGATAATGCTTATGGCTAAGGAAGACAATATCCGTGATGTTATTGCCTTCCCTAAAGTAAAAGATGCATCCTGTCTAATGACAGAGGCTCCCAGTATTGTAGATAATAAACAGCTTATAGAATTAGGTATTGATGTTAAAAATAATACAGATATATAA
- a CDS encoding DUF1294 domain-containing protein, which yields MNLNLNENLYTLVICYLLIINIVGFAAMGIDKKKSIKRGWRIPERTLILLAFAGGALGSFLGMYIFRHKTKHMKFVILLPLALLLHIFLFYLISRQ from the coding sequence ATGAATCTGAATCTAAATGAAAATCTATACACCCTTGTTATATGCTACCTACTGATAATTAATATTGTAGGATTTGCAGCAATGGGAATTGATAAGAAAAAATCAATAAAGAGAGGGTGGCGCATTCCTGAGCGCACCCTCATTTTACTTGCTTTTGCCGGGGGAGCCTTGGGCTCCTTTTTAGGCATGTATATCTTTAGGCATAAGACAAAGCATATGAAATTTGTAATCTTGCTTCCTTTGGCCTTATTGCTACATATCTTTTTATTCTATCTTATATCCCGTCAATAA